One window of the Rhizobiaceae bacterium genome contains the following:
- a CDS encoding sugar phosphate isomerase/epimerase, which translates to MAGRVNSTMMPFSNVAHLPLDEKLRATRLAGFSQLSLMPLEVEKLLASGLSAKDISARASDAGVEITRLDPLNTWPRIWRPDNMDEVYIASVNTEPDRFFELCAALGCTYASLNATFPLNSMSIGEITEHYANICKRAAEHGMFCDLEFIPLWGVPTLSMAWEIVSGAGAKNGGLVFDVWHFVRSHSDIEVLKTIPGEMIHCVQLNDGPLELPQGVSIKDDCYDRKFPGDGEFPNTEIISVLARSGGLNQVGPEVFSPMLATMSAEEVADVSARSTREALEKAGIAL; encoded by the coding sequence ATGGCCGGTCGCGTCAACAGCACCATGATGCCATTTTCCAATGTGGCGCATCTGCCGCTCGACGAGAAGCTGCGCGCCACGAGGCTCGCGGGCTTCTCGCAGCTTTCGCTGATGCCGCTTGAGGTTGAAAAGCTGCTCGCCTCGGGCCTGAGCGCGAAGGATATCTCCGCGCGGGCGTCCGACGCAGGCGTGGAGATCACGCGCCTCGATCCGCTGAACACCTGGCCGCGCATCTGGCGGCCGGACAATATGGACGAAGTCTATATCGCCAGCGTCAACACGGAGCCTGATCGCTTCTTCGAGCTCTGCGCGGCGCTGGGGTGCACCTATGCCAGCCTCAACGCAACGTTCCCGCTGAATTCCATGTCCATCGGCGAGATCACCGAGCACTACGCCAATATCTGCAAGCGCGCGGCCGAGCACGGCATGTTCTGCGACCTGGAATTCATTCCGCTCTGGGGCGTGCCGACGCTTTCGATGGCATGGGAGATCGTGTCCGGCGCAGGCGCGAAGAACGGCGGTCTCGTCTTCGACGTATGGCATTTTGTCAGAAGCCACTCCGACATCGAGGTGTTGAAGACTATTCCCGGCGAGATGATCCATTGCGTGCAGCTGAATGACGGGCCGCTGGAGCTCCCGCAGGGCGTGTCCATCAAGGACGATTGCTACGACCGCAAGTTCCCCGGAGACGGCGAGTTCCCCAACACGGAAATCATCTCCGTGCTCGCGCGGAGCGGAGGATTGAACCAGGTCGGACCAGAGGTCTTTTCGCCGATGCTCGCCACGATGAGCGCGGAAGAAGTGGCGGACGTATCGGCTCGCTCGACCCGCGAGGCTCTGGAAAAAGCCGGCATCGCCCTCTGA
- a CDS encoding sugar phosphate isomerase/epimerase produces MQEKQRLILHSLVAKFQPLVMDLELARTVGFDGIEASKLKLKAFLEAGFTEAELRDRLRGFDIPGLGFLVDIERTGADEPALMADAEEFFHLAKLVGAKAVQVLTGPANVQALIDYTSSGSTSLYKGVLGLPRDEQIRITAKNLAKLADRAAEEGLLLYLEALGWTPLNTLADQLEIIDRAGRDNVRLLIDYWHCYVAGDTPDVVAKIDKNILYGVHFCDSLRHDGGVPVEAVLRDVPTGSGVIDLKAWTDAVKATGYVGWWSCEMFSRKQHQENSYEVARGIHDLMNRLING; encoded by the coding sequence ATGCAAGAAAAACAGAGACTGATCCTCCACTCGCTGGTCGCCAAGTTCCAGCCGCTGGTCATGGACCTGGAGCTTGCCAGAACGGTGGGTTTCGACGGCATCGAGGCGTCTAAGCTGAAGCTCAAGGCCTTTCTCGAGGCGGGCTTCACCGAGGCTGAACTGCGCGATCGCCTGCGCGGCTTCGATATTCCCGGCCTCGGTTTTCTGGTCGACATCGAACGCACCGGCGCCGACGAGCCTGCGCTGATGGCCGACGCGGAAGAATTCTTCCATCTCGCGAAGCTTGTCGGCGCGAAGGCGGTGCAGGTGCTCACCGGCCCGGCAAACGTACAGGCGCTGATCGACTACACCAGTTCCGGAAGCACCTCCCTCTACAAGGGCGTGCTCGGCCTGCCGCGCGACGAGCAGATCAGGATCACGGCGAAGAACCTCGCAAAACTGGCCGATCGCGCCGCGGAAGAGGGCCTTCTGCTTTATCTGGAAGCGCTCGGCTGGACACCGCTAAACACGCTCGCCGACCAGCTCGAAATCATCGACCGCGCCGGCCGCGACAATGTCAGGCTGCTCATCGACTACTGGCACTGCTATGTGGCCGGAGATACGCCGGACGTCGTGGCAAAAATCGACAAGAACATCCTCTACGGCGTGCATTTCTGCGATTCGCTGCGGCATGACGGCGGCGTTCCCGTTGAGGCCGTGCTGCGCGACGTTCCGACCGGCAGCGGCGTGATCGATCTCAAGGCGTGGACCGACGCCGTGAAGGCGACCGGCTATGTCGGCTGGTGGAGCTGCGAGATGTTCTCGCGCAAGCAGCATCAGGAGAACAGCTACGAGGTCGCCCGGGGAATCCACGATCTGATGAACCGGCTGATCAACGGCTGA
- a CDS encoding Gfo/Idh/MocA family oxidoreductase, translated as MGTGTVAAEQMVSAIRALGHSPLWVASRSETRANHFARDADIPRSTTDPHRAIDDPHVAFVYIAAAVERRPFYIRAAASAGKHIVCDGPIAATARTAAELARICEAAGVVLAISQRARASAVHQTMERLVADGAIGALRSLTILRGGPYHPEPTRWSSRPVDRPDIFLEMCVEDIDLARFLTGEEPGEALAIADRNPTQGMPDHLAYVLRMGETLFQAHESYSTADMESIVVAAGSDGILIASGTLGHRGSGTLVRRLEGRNEFIPIRERDAYLATLEQFIDAVEGRSPPLANGADGYAALAAAEAVMKSAKRGRVVAT; from the coding sequence ATGGGCACAGGCACCGTGGCCGCCGAGCAGATGGTTTCGGCCATTCGCGCGCTTGGCCATTCGCCGCTCTGGGTGGCGAGCCGCAGCGAGACCCGCGCCAACCACTTCGCCCGGGATGCCGATATTCCGCGGTCGACCACCGATCCTCACCGGGCGATCGACGATCCCCATGTCGCCTTCGTCTACATCGCCGCGGCTGTCGAACGGCGGCCCTTTTACATCCGAGCCGCAGCATCGGCAGGAAAACACATCGTCTGCGACGGCCCGATCGCCGCGACGGCAAGGACGGCGGCCGAGCTGGCGCGAATATGCGAAGCCGCCGGCGTGGTGCTGGCGATAAGCCAGCGTGCCCGCGCCTCTGCGGTGCATCAGACGATGGAGCGCCTTGTCGCCGATGGCGCCATCGGCGCGTTGCGGTCGCTCACCATTCTTCGCGGCGGACCTTATCACCCGGAACCGACACGGTGGAGCAGCCGGCCGGTCGATCGCCCTGACATCTTTCTCGAAATGTGCGTCGAGGACATCGACCTCGCCCGCTTCCTGACCGGAGAGGAACCCGGAGAAGCGCTCGCCATCGCCGACCGCAACCCGACCCAGGGTATGCCTGACCATCTGGCCTATGTGCTGCGGATGGGCGAAACGCTCTTCCAGGCGCATGAGAGCTATTCCACCGCCGACATGGAGAGCATCGTGGTCGCCGCCGGTTCGGACGGTATCCTCATCGCCAGCGGCACGCTTGGACATCGCGGCTCCGGCACTCTGGTGCGGCGCCTCGAAGGCCGCAACGAGTTTATCCCGATCCGCGAGCGCGACGCATATCTCGCGACGCTCGAACAGTTCATCGACGCGGTCGAGGGCAGATCGCCGCCGCTCGCGAATGGCGCGGACGGTTATGCGGCGCTGGCCGCCGCCGAGGCGGTGATGAAATCGGCAAAGAGGGGCCGCGTCGTCGCGACCTGA